In Planctomycetota bacterium, the DNA window GGCGCGTGCCTCGGGCTCGCCCAGATCGAGCCGACCGACGATCGGGCGGCTTGGCTCCGCGCCGTCGCCGGCCTCATCGACGCCCGCGCGACCCAGGCCCCCGGCGCGACCGTCGGCGCCGCCGCCGTCCCCCCGGAGGTCGGCCTGCGGGCCGCCGAGGCGCTCGGGCTGGCCCGCGCCGGCCAGGGCCGCCGCGCCCAACGCCTCTACGACGACGAGGACGTCCGCCTGGTCTTCGATCGCTACGGCGACCTGCTCGGCGGCTCGGGCGGGCTCAGCGGGCTCCGCCGATTCGAGCGCGCCCTCGGCGACTGGCCCGACGCCGAGTGCGGCGGCGCCCGCGTCGTCACCCGCCGCGTGCAGGACGGCCGCGAGACCCGTCACTGCCCGATCTGCCACGGCAACCCGGGCCCGCCGCTCAGCGAGGGCGAGTTCCTCGCCCACCTCCGCTTCGAGAGCCGGCTGCTCCGCGGCATCCACCAGAGCTGGGGCGCCCAGGTCGTCGTCGATCGCGGCGCGCCGCTCATCGACCCGGACCCCGACGAGGTGCTCGGCCAGCTGCTCGCCCGCTACGGCATCGATGCCGGCCGCCGGCTGTGGCGGAACGGTGCGTGGGCCCGATCGGACTCTTCCGCTCCAACGCCGGGCCCGTAGACTCCCCGCCGCGGACCTCAATCGGCGTCCGCACAAGGAGAGCCACGCGATGTCCGACGCCGCGACGACCGAGAAGAAGTCGAACGATGAGCATGCCGCCGAGGCCGAATCGCCCTTCAAGCCCGAGATCGTCTTCGAGGACTTCGCCCGCGTGGACCTCCGCGTCGCGAAGATCCTCGAGGCGGGCGACCATCCCAAGGCCGACCGGCTGCTCAAGCTGACGCTCGACGACGGCAGCGGGACGCCCCGGCAGATCTGCGCGGGCATCAAGGGCCACTACACGCCGGACGAACTCGTCGGCCGCTTGATCGTGATCGTCGCCAACCTCGCGCCCCGCCAGCTCCGCGGCGAGGAGAGCCGCGGCATGCTGCTGGCCGCCAGCGACGCCGACAAGGGCAGCGAGGAGCGCGTCGTCGCGCTGCTCTCGCCGCTGGCCGACATGCCCCCCGGCTCGATCGTGTCCTAGGGCACCGCCCCGCAGCGTCCCTAGCCGCGGCCGCCCGGCCGCCCGGCCCGCGGCTCGAGCGGTCCGTCGCCCTCCCGGGCCCGCCGCAGCATCGCGTCAACCTCGCGTTCGATCCGCTGGGTCTTCTGGGCGCGCTCCTGCTCGAGGGTCTGGCGGCCGGTCGCCAGCCGCTGCGC includes these proteins:
- the metG gene encoding methionine--tRNA ligase subunit beta, encoding MSDAATTEKKSNDEHAAEAESPFKPEIVFEDFARVDLRVAKILEAGDHPKADRLLKLTLDDGSGTPRQICAGIKGHYTPDELVGRLIVIVANLAPRQLRGEESRGMLLAASDADKGSEERVVALLSPLADMPPGSIVS